A genomic region of Notamacropus eugenii isolate mMacEug1 chromosome 3, mMacEug1.pri_v2, whole genome shotgun sequence contains the following coding sequences:
- the TSPAN11 gene encoding tetraspanin-11 isoform X2 — translation MSNYIHLQRLNKSQLQNERRNWEGFGRGEAKLFRTSLGVSGTNQSINKHLLIAYSVTGTKLGSGGIKTKKNTVPVFKKLIFYMLYFCLLLVIFLIELVAGVLAHLYYQKLSDELKQHLNQTLTENYGQPKAKEITYSVDQLQQDFRCCGSNSSADWEYSTYIQSPDAEGRKVPDSCCKTVVVLCGQRAHPSNIYKVEGGCITKLEHFLANHLLLMGAVGIGIACLQICGMVLTCCLYARIQLQSY, via the exons ATGTCAAAttatatccacctccagagactGAACAAGAGccaactgcaaaatgagagaagaaattgGGAAGGTTTCGGAAGAGGGGAAGCTAAGCTCTTCAGAACTTCTCTTGGAGTCAGTGgaaccaatcagtcaatcaacaaacatttattaattgcttactctGTGACTGGCACTAAGTTAGGCTCTGgtggtataaagacaaaaaaaaacacagtccctgtcttcaagaagcttatattctacatgCTG TATTTCTGCCTGTTGCTTGTCATCTTCCTCATTGAGCTGGTAGCTGGAGTTCTTGCCCATCTTTACTACCAAAAG ttaAGTGATGAGCTGAAACAGCATCTGAACCAGACTCTGACTGAGAACTATGGCCAGCCCAAAGCAAAGGAGATAACATACTCAGTGGACCAACTGCAGCAGGAT TTCAGGTGCTGTGGCAGCAACAGTTCAGCAGACTGGGAGTATAGCACCTACATCCAGTCTCCAGATGCTGAGGGCCGTAAGGTGCCTGACAGCTGTTGCAAGACAGTTGTGGTCCTCTGTGGTCAGCGGGCCCATCCTTCCAACATCTATAAAGTAGAG GGTGGCTGTATCACCAAGTTAGAACATTTTCTGGCTAATCACCTTCTACTCATGGGAGCTGTTGGAATTGGAATTGCTTGCCTGCAA